The proteins below come from a single Triticum aestivum cultivar Chinese Spring chromosome 5D, IWGSC CS RefSeq v2.1, whole genome shotgun sequence genomic window:
- the LOC123123565 gene encoding uncharacterized protein, which translates to MGVQADRRPPGGLDGLYGVQLAGRSPYSDDEAIKTSIMDSSAMEQQGGVGMTRSLKIKQLWRQRPPCLKPIHCSLSCDKNVAETVANVVTSLPFIFLGLQTPRKTLNTTLYANSLIGVGVASSLYHTSRGEIRKYMRWADYTMIATTTLCLTRALRDEHPRLLMAASTLLLPFQPLMVTALHTGMMEVSFAKRASTEPELKTAHNLHRMSSLLGGALFIADDVFPQTPYIHAAWHLAAALGVCTCNKLLE; encoded by the exons ATGGGAGTTCAAGCAGATCGAAGACCTCCTGGGGGTCTGGATGGCCTCTATGGGGTACAACTTGCGGGCCGGTCACCgtacagtgatgatgaagctatcaaAACAAGCATTATGGATTCGTCAGCTATGGAGCAGCAGGGGGGTGTCGGCATGACTCGAAGTTTGAAGATCAA GCAACTCTGGCGACAGAGACCCCCATGCCTGAAGCCTATTCACTGTAGTCTCTCAT GTGATAAAAATGTAGCTGAAACTGTTGCTAATGTCGTCACATCACTTCCTTTCATCTTTCTTGGACTGCAGACACCAAG AAAGACCTTGAATACTACACTTTATGCTAACTCACTAATTGGAGTTGGAGTTGCATCTAGCTTGTATCATACTTCACGAGGAGAAATCAGAAAATACATGCGGTGGGCAGACTACACAATGATCGCCACTACAACACTG TGCCTAACAAGAGCGCTTCGGGATGAACATCCAAGATTACTAATGGCAGCATCAACGTTGCTCCTACCATTCCAGCCCTTGATGGTCACAGCCCTCCACACTGGGATGATGGAG GTTTCATTTGCGAAACGAGCATCCACAGAGCCAGAGCTCAAGACGGCACATAACCTGCACAGGATGTCGTCTCTGCTGGGTGGTGCGCTGTTCATCGCCGATGATGTTTTCCCGCAGACCCCTTACATCCACGCTGCATGGCATCTAGCTGCAGCGTTAGGCGTCTGCACATGCAACAAGCTTCTTGAATGA